A single window of Pontibacillus chungwhensis DNA harbors:
- a CDS encoding exonuclease SbcCD subunit D, giving the protein MKIIHTADWHLGKLVHQLHMTEDQEYILDQFIEIVKNEKPDAVIIAGDLYDRAVPPKEAVDLLNRTLITLIFDLNIPVLAISGNHDSPDRLNFGSQLFKRQQFYLQARLEDAFTPVRLSDEYGEVNFHLIPYVEPADVRKVLEDDTIETHQQAMKAIIDHITEDQQQEERHIFVGHAFLAGGMESESEERLSMLGGAPYIQAELFRDFSYVALGHLHQPQRVQDESIRYSGSILKYSFSEARHKKGVTVVELDHDGVSSIRQEPLVPKRDMRVKEGYLHDLLDEHEEGMEDYLHIKLLDEGQILDPMGKLRKKYPNVLSLERVGLIGKAHTDQLSNVQERKQMSHMELFESFYKEVKGSEMDHQRKEAISTIINEIQEQERNQ; this is encoded by the coding sequence ATGAAAATTATTCATACTGCGGACTGGCATCTAGGGAAGCTTGTCCATCAATTACATATGACAGAAGACCAAGAATACATTCTTGATCAATTTATAGAGATCGTAAAAAATGAGAAACCAGATGCGGTTATTATTGCAGGAGATTTATATGACCGGGCTGTACCGCCAAAAGAAGCGGTTGATTTATTAAACCGCACACTCATTACGTTAATCTTTGATTTAAATATACCCGTATTAGCGATATCGGGAAACCATGACAGTCCTGACCGTTTAAATTTCGGAAGCCAACTTTTTAAACGACAGCAATTTTATTTGCAAGCAAGATTAGAGGATGCTTTTACACCAGTTCGCCTTTCAGATGAATATGGCGAAGTAAATTTTCATTTAATCCCTTACGTCGAACCTGCAGATGTTAGGAAAGTTCTAGAAGACGATACAATTGAGACCCACCAGCAAGCTATGAAAGCGATTATTGATCATATAACAGAAGATCAGCAGCAAGAAGAACGCCATATATTTGTGGGTCACGCGTTTTTAGCGGGTGGGATGGAATCAGAATCTGAGGAAAGACTGTCCATGCTTGGAGGTGCCCCTTATATTCAGGCTGAGCTCTTCCGAGACTTCTCCTATGTAGCACTTGGACACCTGCATCAACCTCAAAGAGTTCAAGATGAATCGATTCGTTATTCAGGTTCTATATTAAAGTATTCCTTCTCAGAGGCCCGCCATAAAAAAGGGGTAACAGTTGTGGAATTAGACCATGATGGTGTCTCTTCTATCAGACAAGAACCCTTGGTTCCTAAACGAGATATGAGGGTGAAAGAAGGGTATTTACATGATCTTCTTGACGAACATGAAGAAGGTATGGAGGATTACCTGCATATTAAACTGCTTGATGAAGGTCAAATTCTCGATCCTATGGGGAAGCTCAGGAAGAAATATCCTAATGTATTAAGTCTAGAACGCGTAGGGTTAATTGGTAAGGCACATACTGATCAATTATCCAATGTTCAAGAGAGAAAGCAAATGTCTCATATGGAGTTGTTTGAATCCTTCTATAAAGAAGTAAAAGGTAGTGAGATGGATCATCAGAGAAAAGAAGCCATTTCTACTATTATTAACGAAATTCAGGAACAAGAAAGGAACCAATAG
- a CDS encoding YjcZ family sporulation protein, whose product MSCGYGNNFVLIVVLFILLIIVGATFLY is encoded by the coding sequence ATGAGCTGTGGCTATGGAAATAATTTCGTACTAATCGTTGTCTTATTTATTTTGTTAATTATTGTTGGTGCTACATTCCTTTATTAA
- a CDS encoding YozE family protein yields the protein MRSFYHFMMTFRGKLVPDDKSGLADWMFEDANFPKHSHSYDEISRYLEWNIPFPTALSVFDELWEEYQMNEAI from the coding sequence ATGCGATCGTTTTACCATTTTATGATGACTTTTCGCGGTAAGTTAGTACCTGATGATAAGAGTGGGTTAGCGGACTGGATGTTTGAAGATGCTAACTTCCCGAAACATTCCCATTCTTATGATGAGATAAGCCGTTACTTAGAGTGGAATATACCATTTCCAACTGCATTAAGTGTTTTTGATGAACTGTGGGAAGAGTATCAAATGAATGAAGCAATTTAA